The following are encoded together in the Acipenser ruthenus chromosome 24, fAciRut3.2 maternal haplotype, whole genome shotgun sequence genome:
- the LOC131700509 gene encoding E3 ubiquitin-protein ligase RNFT1-like: MFAMQLRPQYDRRDSSEPRAGLQKLNKPTTVMQTDSNTLTTQAGNGLALTLQPESLTSTSGAGDSGTSPGGEVHIPIGRTPAGERGGRPASRRPRSHAHSHARPHSHSEPDSSGAGDLDAGEPSSSISELRYLLRWLQKSLPFIVILCAKLVMQHALGIAIGVGLLTTFLYANKTIQNQVFLRERRSVIQCAWLVLFLTSSSLGLYYTFQAESLYCCLIFVNPSVESLGLWDVLWIVGITNFILKFLFMGVKCLIIIMPSALVAYRSRGRWYMLTEEINQAYQSVAPFPVWFRYLITYQELDSYTGLTLGILLALVYLILKLLGLYGQWGPFQKTMRIFRNKEHNGVLATKNQCAEAGDDCPICQAEFREPCLLACQHMFCDECISLWLNQEKTCPLCRTVIADSVHKWKDGATSMHVQIY, translated from the exons ATGTTTGCCATGCAACTGCGGCCTCAATATGACAG GAGAGATTCTAGTGAGCCCAGAGCCGGATTGCAGAAACTAAACAAACCAACGACTGTAATGCAGACTGACTCAAACACACTGACTACTCAGGCAGGCAACGGTTTAGCTCTAACTCTCCAGCCTGAGTCATTAACCAGTACTTCAGGAGCAGGGGACTCGGGTACCTCCCCAGGCGGAGAAGTGCACATCCCGATCGGCAGGACGCCAGCAGGAGAGCGTGGTGGAAGACCTGCATCCAGACGGCCACGCTCCCACGCACACAGCCACGCTCGTCCGCACTCCCACAGCGAACCTGACAGCAGCGGCGCAGGAGACTTGGATGCAGGAGAGCCCAGCAGTTCCATTTCCGAGCTGCGCTACCTTTTAAGATGGCTTCAGAAAAGTCTTCCATTTATTGTGATTCTTTGTGCTAAACTTGTTATGCAGCATGCATTAG GTATTGCTATTGGTGTGGGGCTACTTACAACTTTTCTTTATGCAAATAAAACGATTCAAAACCAGGTTTTCCTGCGG GAGCGACGTTCAGTCATACAGTGTGCTTGGCTTGTGCTGTTCCTGACATCATCCTCACTTGGGCTGTATTACACTTTCCAGGCCGAGTCACTGTATTGCTG CTTAATCTTTGTGAACCCCAGTGTCGAATCTTTGGGACTGTGGGATGTCCTATGGATTGTGGGAATCACAAACTTCATATTGAAGTTTCTCTTCATGGGAGTGAAGTGCCTTATCATAATAATGCCTTCTGCCCTCGTGGCTTATAGATCAAGG ggGCGGTGGTATATGCTAACTGAGGAGATCAATCAGGCTTACCAGTCAGTGGCCCCTTTCCCTGTGTGGTTCCGCTACCTGATTACCTATCAAGAGCTGGACAGCTACACTGGATTGACGCTGGGAATACTGCTGGCTTTGGTTTACCTCATACTTAAG CTTCTGGGACTGTATGGACAGTGGGGTCCTTTCCAGAAAACGATGAGGATATTTCGCAACAAAGAG CATAATGGGGTGTTGGCCACTAAGAACCAGTGTGCTGAAGCCGGAGACGACTGTCCAATCTGCCAAGCTGAATTCAGAGAACCCTGTCTCCTTGCATGCCAA CACATGTTCTGTGATGAGTGCATCTCGCTGTGGTTAAATCAGGAGAAGACGTGTCCACTCTGTAGAACTGTGATTGCAGACAGTGTTCACAAATGGAAGGATGGTGCAACTTCTATGCATGTACAAATTTACTAA
- the LOC117429452 gene encoding uncharacterized protein LOC117429452, with product MEETLSDDLRNLTYGSDRGHIFGMPWLDSCLEETLLPEKPWHRVYNTLGAALAKEVEAQLKHPQQSQFIFTLLGEHFVEKHFSDFPNQPSILCPPSMSESERVSLGKNTLATLEELCEKAAQSSHCQRRPDGDLTGLSQEMTNFINDTYSLVVTEMEQLLARQEAKKNDGEGLSSDTWQSAFAFMARRRRAKSVESKDLHLTTRRGSAFQIQPEDEGIPLPGLQPPLLSSPGSEVLGRSVSAILASDPQRMATVCERLKGRPLPTTLRNSVWIDKLLNTDKVFHKAISLQNLEKAAREKFGRAVGHRVAELKLRSATRSPVSGLIENAVVEKYERTPCMQTFATNEQMISETSKALNILYVHNGTYEPYLIHWLFPLQIAFKQADTKAEHCYELAMYLHFLIQKFPSWPEIFTLAERVMRHVEEEDPDFYAHLQLCSSRNAVFDPKDFLAELIARERQQAQELLDVTDRTDRHQAISKELLANPIIFLRKWMGEGFMSVLDLPAVLLIWDQLFMHDWSRKVMEDFCLAVLMLLKDPLMAADSYQSMRQVFLDHASHLFTADIQKGWIHLQQGGLAADIPAFNRLHLRLLYGPFPKQGTRKDVGQVNLGYILPTGLKDVVVKLILKHPKSDAAHNAWLKEFDPLAVKLTVSVFYGNVKLRSKSSLLKPSVEKRASGKETDEFRLQFNDTFVFDSLDPSEFREVDPSEDKPVLVVKLLYSPAGFTPVTLGWVKVDIFQEEKTATRTLWAPNEISAYIQMQAGRLPEYITDQIPVNSTTEPVQQGSGIRVTVYDPAKKLHRQRDSPVQEERAVPQEESGFLYPPWVPHSPTAAVPQQASVSQPLDFYIDAVHYIPDNATIIKVTGRIMRSGLEDLPDILALPELKTSARNPEFRYRMTVKADNQKPLDPHMMLLLRVYTIDVDSGELCVIGNCIARVFNNHGQLNAGGFQLRLRGGMPSKDPVALTESSLNHHSVIPCCTVLIRILPHESEPAPTPSYLSGFYFTDEAKPNKSELEIISTFQRDKNFPTTEEDMVQLLIGKEQANIPPDQWLAWFKERLDAKKQLPPQHPPAHLSIHHMVRYHQQAGIRVHIAQAFGLPEGLYVNAFARILKGAASLHLPELPERWGGEEKFLTRQHDLTSLQKSPRWTDPSTVLHPHIDPHSILLVQLFSLNAVYTPDPSGQRQGSVTSHSGGQPDPDALSPLGWAALPLFQGAYACTGVHHTPLFEGTPDAAFLGSVSSCPVKNALAEGLKRKSQKLLKNFVSLAVKVWDGHYFDDERHDLPVIDDLLTVGNMKKFQKTQASKSGKDMSLLVLQSFDRKIRKQGRNSAEYQREERFYEDAMADAFYTLMETALMNAGYGPL from the exons ATGGAGGAAACATTATCTGATGACCTTCGAAATCTAACCTATGGGTCAGATAGGGGGCATATTTTTGGGATGCCCTGGTTAGACTCCTGTCTTGAGGAGACACTGCTGCCTGAAAAACCATGGCATAGG GTTTACAATACGCTGGGAGCAGCTCTTGCCAAAGAGGTGGAAGCACAACTGAAGCACCCTCAACAAAGCCAATTCATCTTCACCCTCCTAGGAGAACACTTTGTAGAGAAGCACTTCAGTGATTTCCCCAATCAGCCCAGCATTCTG TGTCCGCCAAGCATGAGTGAGAGTGAGCGAGTTTCTTTGGGAAAAAACACCCTCGCCACACTGGAGGAGCTTTGTGAGAAAGCTGCGCAGAGCAGCCACTGCCAAAGGAGACCAG ATGGTGACCTCACTGGTTTATCCCAGGAGATGACCAATTTTATCAATGACACCTACAGCTTGGTAGTTACTGAGATGGAACAGTTACTGGCCAGACAGGAGGCAAAGAAAAac GATGGCGAGGGTTTGAGCTCAGATACATGGCAATCTGCCTTTGCTTTTATGGCAAGAAGAAGACGTGCAAAATCTGTGGAGAGCAAAGATCTGCATTTGACAACCCGCCGAGGATCTGCTTTTCAGATACAACCTGAAG ATGAAGGCATTCCGCTTCCTGGCTTACAGCCGCCTCTCCTGAGCTCCCCTGGAAGTGAAGTGCTGGGAAGATCGGTGTCTGCCATCCTTGCTTCCGATCCCCAGCGAATGGCGACAGTGTGTGAGAGGCTGAAAGGGAGGCCACTGCCAACTACCCTCAGAAACTCTGTATGGATTGATAAACTGCTAAACACAGACAAAGTGTTTCATAAAGCAATTTCTTTACA AAATCTTGAGAAAGCTGCCAGAGAGAAGTTTGGCCGAGCAGTGGGACACAGGGTGGCTGAATTGAAACTCAGAAGTGCCACTCGATCCCCTGTCTCGGGCTTGATTGAAAACGCTGTGGTGGAG AAATATGAAAGGACACCCTGTATGCAAACTTTTGCTACCAATGAGCAGATGATCTCAGAAACAAGCAAAGCATTGAACATTCTCTATGTGCACAATGGGACTTATGAGCCTTATCTCATCCACTGGCTCTTTCCTTTACAAATTGCGTTTAAGCAAGCAGATACTAAGG CTGAACACTGCTACGAACTGGCCATGTACCTGCATTTTCTCATCCAGAAGTTCCCATCCTGGCCAGAGATTTTTACCCTGGCAGAACGTGTCATGAGACACGTGGAAGAGGAGGACCCAGACTTTTATGCTCATCTTCAGCTCTGCTCTTCCAGGAATGCTGTCTTTGATCCCAAG GATTTTTTGGCCGAGCTGATCGCTAGAGAGAGGCAGCAGGCCCAGGAGCTGTTGGATGTTACAGACAGAACTGATAGGCACCAAGCTATCAGCAAAGAGCTGCTTGCAAACCCCATCATCTTCCTTCGGAAATGGATGGGAGAG GGATTCATGAGCGTTCTAGACCTGCCTGCAGTGCTGCTGATATGGGACCAGCTTTTCATGCATGACTGGAGTCGGAAAGTGATGGAAGATTTCTGCCTTGCAGTCTTGATGCTGCTTAAGGACCCTTTGATGGCAGCAGATAGCTATCAGTCTATGAGACAG GTCTTTCTAGATCACGCCAGCCATCTGTTCACCGCTGATATTCAGAAGGGCTGGATTCACCTGCAGCAAGGGGGACTCGCAGCGGATATCCCAGCGTTTAATAGATTACATTTAAG ATTGCTCTATGGACCATTCCCAaaacaagggacaagaaaag atgTAGGTCAAGTTAACCTGGGATATATCCTTCCTACCGGGTTGAAAGATGTGGTTGTgaagttgattttaaaacatcCCAAGTCTGATGCCGCGCATAAC GCCTGGCTGAAGGAGTTTGATCCGCTTGCTGTTAAATTAACAGTGTCCGTGTTTTACGGGAATGTGAAGCTTCGCTCCAAGTCCAGCCTTCTCAAGCCATCTGTCGAGAAAAGGGCATCTGGAAAGGAAACAGATGAGTTCAGACTGCAATTCAATG ATACGTTTGTGTTTGACTCCCTGGACCCATCTGAATTCAGGGAGGTGGACCCTTCAGAGGACAAGCCTGTCCTGGTCGTGAAGCTGCTCTACAGCCCAGCAG GCTTCACTCCAGTAACACTTGGCTGGGTAAAAGTGGACATATTTCAGGAAGAAAAGACAGCCACTCGCACGCTGTGGGCTCCTAATGAGATCTCAGCATACATCCAAATGCAGGCTGGCAGACTTCCTGAGTACATCACAGATCAAATTCCAGTAAACAGCACAACAG AGCCTGTGCAACAAGGATCTGGCATCAGAGTCACCGTTTACGATCCTGCAAAAAAActtcacagacagagagacagtccGGTACAGGAGGAAAG AGCTGTTCCTCAGGAGGAGTCCGGTTTCCTTTACCCCCCGTGGGTTCCACACAGCCCCACAGCAGCCGTTCCACAGCAGGCATCAGTCAGCCAGCCCTTGGACTTTTACATTGATGCAGTGCACTACATCCCTGATAATGCAACTATAATAAAG GTGACTGGAAGAATCATGCGATCAGGGTTAGAGGATCTGCCTGACATCTTGGCTCTTCCAGAACTCAAGACGTCAGCGAGAAACCCAGAATTCCGCTATCGCATGACAGTAAAAGCAGATAACCAAAAACCACTGGACCCACATATGATGCTTTTGCTGCGGGTCTATACTATTGATGTAGACTCTGGAGAGCTATGTGTTATAG ggaactgCATTGCTCGGGTATTTAACAACCACGGGCAATTAAACGCTGGGGGGTTTCAGCTCAGATTACGAGGAGGGATGCCATCAAAGGACCCAGTCGCCCTTACAGAATCATCACTCAATCACCACTCTGTAATTCCCTGCTGCACAGTCCTTATTCGAATTCTTCCTCATGAGTCT GAGCCAGCCCCCACTCCCAGCTACCTTAGTGGATTTTACTTCACTGATGAAGCAAAACCCAATAAATCAGAGCTGGAAATAATCTCCACCTTCCAAAGGGATAAGAACTTCCCAACAACTGAGGAAGATATGGTCCAGCTGCTGATAGGGAAAGAGCAAGCTAACA TTCCACCCGATCAGTGGCTTGCCTGGTTTAAGGAGAGACTGGATGCCAAAAAGCAGCTCCCACCTCAACACCCCCCCGCACACCTCAGCATACACCATATGGTGCGCTATCACCAGCAAGCTGGCATTCGTGTTCACATCGCACAGGCATTCGGGCTTCCTG AGGGCCTGTATGTGAATGCCTTTGCCAGAATTCTGAAAGGAGCTGCTAGTTTACACCTTCCTGAACTTCCAGAACGCTGGGGTGGGGAGGAGAAGTTTCTAACTCGCCAGCACGATCTTACAAGTCTTCAGAAGTCTCCTCGTTGGACTGATCCATCTACT GTTTTACATCCTCACATTGACCCACACTCAATACTGCTGGTCCAGCTGTTTAGTCTGAATGCTGTTTATACCCCTGATCCAAGCGGCCAGCGTCAGGGAAGCGTTACTTCCCACTCCGGAGGGCAACCAGACCCTGATGCCCTGTCACCGCTAGGATGGGCAGCTCTTCCACTGTTCCAAGG TGCCTATGCATGCACAGGGGTGCACCATACACCTTTGTTTGAAGGAACTCCAGATGCT GCATTTCTAGGGTCTGTATCCTCCTGCCCTGTGAAAAATGCCCTCGCAGAAGGCCTGAAGCGAAAGAGCCAGAAGCTGCTGAAGAACTTTGTTAGCCTGGCTGTCAAGGTGTGGGACGGACATTACTTTGATGATGAGCGCCATGATTTGCCT GTTATCGACGACCTTCTAACTGTGGGCAATATGAAGAAGTTTCAGAAAACGCAGGCAAGCAAGTCAGGAAAAGATATGTCCCTGCTGGTTCTGCAGTCTTTTGATCGCAAGATCAGGAAGCAGGGGAGGAACAGCGCGGAGTATCAACGCGAAGAGCGCTTTTATGAGGATGCAATGGCAGATGCATTCTACACACTAATG GAGACTGCCCTGATGAATGCAGGCTATGGACCTTTGTAA